In Phreatobacter oligotrophus, one DNA window encodes the following:
- a CDS encoding peptide deformylase: MALREIIVIPDPRLKLVSEPIATVDSEVRKLADDMLETMYAAPGIGLAAIQIAVPRRVVTIDLARKDEPKQPVVLINPEIIWRSDELSIYEEGCLSIPEYYEEVERPAKCRIRYQDLDGKAQELDCEGLMATCVQHEIDHLNGVLFIDYLSRLKRERVMKKFAKAARREAHA; the protein is encoded by the coding sequence ATGGCCCTGCGCGAGATCATCGTCATTCCCGATCCGCGGCTGAAGCTCGTCTCGGAGCCCATCGCCACCGTCGACAGCGAGGTGCGCAAGCTCGCCGACGACATGCTGGAGACCATGTACGCGGCGCCCGGCATCGGCCTCGCCGCCATCCAGATCGCCGTGCCGCGCCGCGTCGTCACCATCGACCTCGCCCGCAAGGACGAGCCGAAGCAGCCCGTCGTGCTCATCAACCCCGAGATCATCTGGCGCTCGGACGAGCTCTCCATCTACGAGGAGGGCTGCCTCTCCATCCCCGAATATTACGAGGAGGTGGAGCGCCCGGCGAAGTGCCGCATCCGCTACCAGGACCTCGACGGCAAGGCGCAGGAGCTCGACTGCGAGGGCCTGATGGCGACCTGCGTGCAGCATGAGATCGACCATCTCAACGGCGTGCTCTTCATCGACTACCTGTCGCGGCTGAAGCGCGAGCGGGTCATGAAGAAATTCGCCAAGGCCGCCCGCCGCGAGGCCCACGCGTGA
- the truA gene encoding tRNA pseudouridine(38-40) synthase TruA: MPRYKLTIEYDGAPYLGWQMQASSYGKSVQGELVRAIGEFCGEAVTVGGAGRTDAGVHATGQVAHVDLTRDWPNRVVRDATNRYLKDEAIAVLAAEKMPDAFDARFSAVRRHYLYRIIDRRPPLTLERERAWWSPKALDVERMQEAAQILIGRHDFTTFRSTECQAKSPIRNLDRFDVVRTGDGIECRLDARSFLHNQVRSMVGSLKLVGEGLWTADDLAAALAARDRKACGMVGPAHALYLTQVDYPAEWVPLPDTPE, translated from the coding sequence ATGCCGCGCTACAAGCTCACCATCGAATACGACGGCGCGCCCTATCTCGGCTGGCAGATGCAGGCCTCGAGCTATGGCAAGTCGGTGCAGGGCGAGCTCGTCCGCGCCATCGGCGAGTTCTGCGGCGAGGCGGTGACGGTGGGCGGCGCAGGCCGTACCGATGCCGGCGTCCATGCGACCGGCCAGGTCGCCCATGTCGACCTTACCCGCGACTGGCCGAACCGCGTCGTGCGCGACGCCACCAACCGCTACCTCAAGGACGAGGCCATCGCGGTCCTCGCCGCCGAGAAGATGCCCGACGCCTTCGACGCGCGTTTCTCGGCCGTGCGCCGCCACTACCTCTACCGCATCATCGACCGCCGCCCGCCGCTGACCCTCGAGCGCGAGCGCGCCTGGTGGTCGCCGAAGGCGCTCGATGTCGAGCGGATGCAGGAGGCGGCGCAGATCCTCATCGGCCGGCACGACTTCACGACGTTCCGCTCCACCGAGTGCCAGGCGAAATCGCCCATCCGCAACCTCGACCGCTTCGACGTGGTCCGCACGGGTGATGGCATCGAATGCCGCCTCGATGCGCGCTCCTTCCTGCACAACCAGGTGCGGTCGATGGTCGGCAGCCTGAAGCTCGTCGGCGAGGGCCTTTGGACCGCCGATGACCTCGCCGCTGCGCTCGCCGCCCGCGACCGGAAGGCCTGCGGCATGGTGGGCCCTGCCCATGCGCTCTACCTGACGCAGGTCGACTATCCCGCGGAGTGGGTTCCCCTGCCCGATACGCCGGAGTGA
- a CDS encoding AI-2E family transporter, giving the protein MAPFRVSRVEEPNETGGMMRRFNDIGFGALLLAISLLFGWILWPFFGAILWAVVVAIVFMPLNDRIAAAMPGRPTLAALLTLLAILLIVILPALAIGTSLVRQGADLYTAVQNGRIDLPDLIRRLFGSLPGWVTDFAGRYGIYEPSDLQERLVAWATASTQFIASQAVSIGQGTFGFVVDLAVMLYLLFFLLRDGHGLAAAIETRLPLEPTRRRALLDKVSVVVRATVKGGLLIALLQGALGGFIFWALGLPSPLLWAALMAFLSLVPALGAGLVWAPVAIYLIGTGDLARGLGLVAWGVVVIGLADNLLRPMMVGKDVKLPDYLILVSTLGGLQMFGLNGFVIGPLVAALFVACWRFLGDAPESPRNGQTADQTSPVASLAKRDGRW; this is encoded by the coding sequence ATGGCTCCTTTTCGCGTCTCGCGCGTTGAGGAGCCGAACGAGACAGGCGGGATGATGCGGCGGTTCAACGATATCGGCTTCGGCGCGCTGCTCCTCGCCATCAGCCTGCTCTTCGGCTGGATCCTCTGGCCCTTCTTCGGCGCCATCCTCTGGGCCGTGGTGGTCGCCATCGTCTTCATGCCGCTGAACGACCGCATCGCCGCGGCGATGCCCGGCCGTCCCACGCTCGCCGCGCTGCTGACCCTGCTGGCCATCCTGCTCATCGTCATCCTGCCGGCGCTCGCCATCGGCACGAGCCTCGTGCGCCAGGGCGCCGACCTCTACACCGCCGTGCAGAACGGCCGGATCGACCTGCCTGATCTCATCCGCCGCCTCTTCGGCAGCCTGCCCGGCTGGGTGACCGACTTTGCCGGCCGCTATGGTATCTACGAGCCGTCGGACCTGCAGGAGCGCCTGGTCGCCTGGGCCACCGCCAGCACCCAGTTCATCGCCAGCCAGGCCGTCAGCATCGGCCAGGGCACCTTCGGCTTCGTCGTCGATCTCGCCGTGATGCTCTACCTCCTGTTCTTCCTGCTGCGCGACGGCCACGGCCTCGCCGCCGCCATCGAGACCCGCCTGCCGCTGGAGCCGACCCGCCGCCGCGCCCTGCTCGACAAGGTCTCCGTCGTCGTCCGCGCAACGGTGAAAGGCGGCCTGCTCATCGCCCTGCTGCAGGGCGCGCTGGGCGGCTTCATCTTCTGGGCCCTTGGCCTGCCCTCGCCCCTGCTGTGGGCCGCCCTGATGGCCTTCCTGTCGCTGGTGCCGGCCCTTGGCGCCGGCCTCGTCTGGGCCCCCGTTGCCATCTACCTGATCGGCACCGGCGACCTGGCCCGCGGCCTTGGCCTCGTCGCCTGGGGCGTCGTGGTCATCGGCCTTGCCGACAACCTCCTGCGCCCGATGATGGTCGGCAAGGACGTGAAGCTGCCGGACTATCTCATCCTCGTCTCGACGCTTGGCGGGCTGCAGATGTTCGGGCTCAACGGCTTCGTCATCGGCCCGCTGGTCGCAGCCCTCTTCGTCGCCTGCTGGCGCTTCCTGGGCGACGCGCCGGAGTCGCCGCGCAACGGACAGACCGCGGATCAGACCTCCCCGGTGGCGTCCTTGGCAAAGCGCGACGGCCGCTGGTAG
- a CDS encoding AMP nucleosidase: MTETLTPEAAVDRLAALFDEATAALRTALARFLAGGPPPSAEERAAFVYPELAVTYLPGRDAPRTRRAYAKFAQPGLYTTTVTQPLHFRRYLLDQLRPLVEEYGATIAVRPSAQEIPYPYVADGVEELASGARTSAELARHFPVPLLSLVGDEIADGAFDMGAGGPRPLALFDAVRVDYSLRRLIHYTGTDWRAVQPWILLTNYHRYVDQFVAHAIEEIAAGRATRLVAPGGVTVTRETLEGGAARIAGSSWHRYQMPAYHLEREGAAGVTLVNIGVGPSNAKNITDHLAVLRPHCWLMIGHCGGLRQAQEIGDYVLAHAYLRRDRILDALVPPEIPIPALAEVQTALQDACAKVTGMSGEALKQRLRTGTVVTNDDRNWELRYTQEARLFNLSRAVAVDMESGTIAAQGYRLRVPYGTLLCVSDKPLHGEIKLPGAANAFYASAVAQHLLVGLDAVERLKRMGGTIHSRKLRSFDEPPFR; this comes from the coding sequence ATGACCGAGACCCTCACGCCAGAAGCCGCCGTCGACCGCCTTGCCGCCCTCTTCGACGAGGCCACCGCCGCGCTCCGCACGGCTCTTGCCCGCTTCCTCGCCGGCGGCCCGCCGCCGAGCGCGGAGGAGCGCGCCGCCTTCGTCTATCCCGAGCTCGCCGTCACCTACCTGCCCGGCCGCGATGCGCCGCGCACCCGCCGCGCCTATGCCAAGTTCGCGCAGCCCGGCCTCTACACGACGACGGTGACCCAGCCGCTGCACTTCCGCCGCTACCTGCTCGACCAGTTGCGCCCGCTCGTCGAGGAATATGGCGCCACCATCGCGGTGCGGCCGAGTGCGCAGGAGATCCCCTACCCTTACGTCGCCGACGGCGTGGAGGAGCTCGCCTCAGGTGCCCGCACCTCGGCCGAACTGGCGCGCCACTTCCCCGTGCCGCTGCTGTCGCTGGTGGGAGACGAGATCGCTGACGGCGCCTTCGACATGGGGGCCGGCGGGCCGCGCCCGCTCGCCCTCTTCGACGCCGTGCGCGTCGATTATTCGCTGCGCCGGCTCATCCACTATACCGGCACGGACTGGCGGGCGGTGCAGCCCTGGATCCTGCTGACCAACTACCACCGCTATGTCGACCAGTTCGTCGCCCATGCGATCGAGGAGATCGCTGCCGGCCGGGCGACGCGCCTCGTCGCGCCGGGGGGCGTCACGGTCACGCGCGAGACGCTGGAGGGCGGCGCGGCGCGCATCGCCGGCTCCTCGTGGCACCGCTACCAGATGCCGGCCTATCACCTCGAGCGTGAGGGCGCGGCCGGCGTCACGCTCGTCAATATCGGCGTCGGCCCCTCCAACGCCAAGAACATCACCGACCACCTCGCGGTGCTCAGGCCGCATTGCTGGCTGATGATCGGCCATTGCGGCGGCCTCAGGCAGGCGCAGGAGATCGGCGACTACGTGCTCGCCCATGCCTATCTGCGCCGCGACCGCATCCTCGATGCGCTGGTGCCGCCCGAAATCCCCATCCCCGCCCTTGCGGAGGTGCAGACGGCGCTGCAAGACGCCTGCGCCAAGGTCACCGGCATGAGCGGCGAGGCGCTGAAGCAGCGGCTGCGCACCGGCACGGTCGTCACCAACGACGACCGGAACTGGGAGCTGCGCTACACCCAGGAAGCTCGGCTCTTCAACCTGTCGCGGGCGGTGGCCGTGGACATGGAGAGCGGCACCATCGCCGCCCAGGGCTATCGCCTGCGCGTGCCCTACGGCACCTTGCTCTGCGTCTCCGACAAGCCGCTGCACGGCGAGATCAAGCTGCCCGGCGCGGCCAATGCCTTCTATGCCAGCGCCGTCGCCCAGCACCTGCTGGTCGGCCTCGACGCCGTCGAGCGCCTCAAGCGCATGGGCGGCACGATCCATTCCCGCAAGCTGCGGAGCTTCGACGAGCCGCCCTTCCGCTGA
- the fmt gene encoding methionyl-tRNA formyltransferase has product MRVVFMGTPDFAVPTLSEILGQGHEVVAVYTRAPKPAGRGMDEQKTPVHRLADRFAIPVFTPRTLRDEAAQADFASLGADVAVVVAYGLILPKPVLDAPALGCLNLHGSLLPRWRGAAPIQRAIMAGDAETGVMVMQMDEGLDTGPVAMVERIAIAPDMTTQELHDRMAVLGADLMVRALGALERGTLGFSPQGEAGVTYAAKIDKAEARIDWSRPAAEVHNTVRGLSPFPGAWFEADLGKGRERVKVLRTSLATGSGAPGTVLGPDLTVACGTGAVRLVEVQRAGSKAMKAADFLNGAKVGPGTVLG; this is encoded by the coding sequence CTGCGCGTCGTCTTCATGGGCACGCCGGATTTCGCCGTGCCCACCCTCTCCGAGATCCTTGGCCAGGGCCACGAGGTCGTCGCGGTCTATACCCGCGCGCCGAAGCCCGCCGGCCGCGGCATGGACGAGCAGAAGACGCCGGTGCACCGCCTCGCCGATCGCTTCGCCATTCCCGTCTTCACGCCGCGCACCTTGCGCGATGAGGCGGCGCAGGCCGACTTCGCCTCGCTCGGCGCCGATGTCGCGGTGGTCGTCGCCTATGGCCTCATCCTGCCGAAGCCGGTGCTGGACGCCCCCGCCCTCGGCTGCCTCAACCTCCACGGCTCGCTGCTGCCGCGCTGGCGCGGCGCTGCCCCCATCCAGCGCGCCATCATGGCCGGCGATGCCGAGACCGGCGTCATGGTGATGCAGATGGACGAGGGCCTCGACACCGGCCCGGTCGCCATGGTCGAGCGTATCGCCATCGCCCCCGACATGACCACGCAGGAGCTGCACGACCGCATGGCCGTGCTCGGCGCCGACCTGATGGTCCGCGCGCTCGGGGCGCTGGAGCGCGGCACGCTCGGCTTCTCGCCGCAAGGCGAGGCAGGCGTCACCTATGCCGCCAAGATCGACAAGGCCGAGGCCCGCATCGACTGGTCCAGGCCCGCGGCAGAGGTCCACAACACCGTGCGCGGCCTCTCGCCCTTCCCCGGCGCCTGGTTCGAGGCCGATCTCGGCAAGGGCCGCGAACGCGTGAAGGTGCTGCGCACCTCGCTGGCGACCGGCTCCGGCGCGCCGGGAACCGTGCTCGGCCCCGATCTCACCGTGGCCTGCGGCACGGGGGCGGTGCGCCTCGTCGAGGTGCAGCGCGCCGGCTCCAAGGCGATGAAGGCCGCCGACTTCCTCAACGGTGCCAAGGTGGGGCCCGGCACGGTCCTGGGGTAA